One Paenibacillus sp. FSL H7-0737 DNA segment encodes these proteins:
- a CDS encoding DUF4265 domain-containing protein: MEHKLTLINVFAGINSEEAVFEELPSECISDKIFKLCASPGLALGLAKGDTIKLHPNGEFELIKHGGNFCIQIYKEELVKEKIETAESIVKRELSGSLDGFHNGSLAFTAPIRNGFHATNKVFNVIRDLLESEYYYSNIYEYPYNFDDEELVSWARDLD; this comes from the coding sequence ATGGAACATAAATTAACTTTAATTAATGTTTTTGCCGGCATAAATTCAGAGGAAGCAGTCTTTGAAGAGCTTCCTTCAGAATGCATAAGCGATAAAATATTCAAATTATGTGCATCTCCTGGGCTGGCTCTAGGGCTTGCGAAAGGAGATACAATAAAACTCCATCCCAATGGAGAGTTTGAATTAATAAAACATGGTGGAAATTTCTGCATTCAAATTTACAAAGAGGAGCTTGTTAAAGAAAAGATAGAGACAGCTGAATCTATAGTCAAACGAGAGCTTTCCGGTTCTTTAGATGGATTTCATAATGGCTCGCTTGCCTTCACCGCGCCCATCAGGAATGGATTTCATGCCACCAATAAGGTTTTCAATGTAATTAGAGATTTATTAGAATCGGAGTACTATTACTCTAATATTTACGAATATCCATATAACTTTGACGATGAAGAGTTAGTTAGCTGGGCTAGAGATCTGGATTAA
- a CDS encoding serine hydrolase domain-containing protein, producing the protein MKKTIVFVLSILILFSGFATQSYASLSDTQSAAIQTLLDDAHRISGVPGMSISILADDEVFYFSSGYADRESGLSASENTLYELASVSKAFTGMGILLLEEQGLLSMTDTVQKYLPWFTLKYQGKPVDMQSLTLNNFLHHTSGLTNSRHSQNIPQGNTPDLLQKTVEMLVDAELAFPPGEQYSYGTVNYDVLGLVIEIVSGQRYEDFMSEQVFQPLGLHQTYVYKEDAQATGQLAQGYRSSFFMTTPYNAPDYSGNKPAGYIISCTKDMARWMGIQMGIVQDIPEIFHTVIEKSHQGDMSVPAVNEMYYAAGWTVNANQTIIEHPGGNPNFGTEVIILPNERTAVCLLTNGANINRSMVLKVKDILDGNLTQSYEISGTQLLDIILSSITIILCLLAVLFFILGLRRRKTNERQPITKKRIIVTAILLIATIALCIMCCVLDWSTILIWQTYSVLTALISSALLTASITWFVYTHRYNASLRK; encoded by the coding sequence ATGAAAAAGACTATTGTTTTTGTATTATCAATACTTATATTATTCTCAGGATTCGCAACACAAAGTTATGCGTCGTTGTCAGATACGCAATCTGCGGCAATACAGACGTTGTTGGATGATGCCCATCGCATATCAGGTGTGCCGGGAATGTCAATCTCAATACTTGCTGATGATGAAGTGTTCTACTTTTCTTCCGGGTATGCAGACCGTGAAAGTGGATTGTCTGCAAGTGAAAATACACTATATGAGTTGGCCTCGGTCAGTAAAGCTTTTACCGGCATGGGTATTCTGCTGTTGGAGGAGCAAGGGCTGCTGTCAATGACTGACACTGTCCAAAAATATTTACCTTGGTTTACGTTAAAATATCAAGGCAAACCTGTTGATATGCAAAGCCTTACACTCAATAACTTTCTTCACCATACTAGCGGCCTAACAAATAGTAGGCATTCTCAAAATATTCCACAAGGCAATACACCAGATTTGCTGCAAAAGACTGTGGAAATGCTGGTAGATGCTGAGTTGGCGTTCCCTCCCGGTGAACAGTATAGCTATGGAACCGTTAATTATGACGTATTGGGTTTGGTTATTGAGATTGTGTCGGGACAAAGATATGAAGACTTTATGAGCGAACAGGTATTTCAGCCGTTAGGTCTTCACCAGACGTATGTTTATAAAGAAGATGCTCAAGCCACCGGACAGTTGGCGCAGGGCTACCGTTCTTCCTTTTTTATGACAACTCCATATAACGCGCCGGATTATTCCGGGAATAAACCCGCAGGCTACATCATTTCTTGTACAAAAGATATGGCGCGTTGGATGGGCATACAGATGGGTATTGTGCAGGACATACCCGAAATATTCCATACGGTTATCGAAAAATCACATCAGGGTGATATGTCTGTTCCGGCTGTCAACGAAATGTACTATGCGGCGGGCTGGACGGTAAACGCCAACCAAACGATTATAGAGCACCCCGGGGGAAATCCCAATTTTGGAACCGAAGTGATCATACTGCCAAATGAACGAACAGCCGTCTGCTTGCTGACCAACGGCGCAAATATCAATAGAAGCATGGTACTAAAAGTTAAAGATATATTAGACGGCAATCTAACGCAGTCATATGAAATAAGCGGCACACAGCTTTTGGACATCATTTTATCGTCTATCACAATTATTCTTTGCCTATTGGCTGTACTGTTCTTTATCTTAGGATTACGCAGAAGGAAAACGAATGAGCGGCAGCCAATTACAAAAAAGCGAATAATCGTAACAGCTATTTTGCTGATTGCTACGATTGCCCTGTGTATAATGTGCTGTGTATTAGATTGGTCAACGATACTTATTTGGCAAACATATAGTGTTCTTACAGCTTTGATTTCGTCGGCATTATTAACAGCAAGCATTACATGGTTTGTATACACTCACCGATATAATGCCTCGCTCCGAAAATAA
- a CDS encoding suppressor of fused domain protein gives MQINKESCRGIILEFDIRRTIILNLYIKEWSMPEYRVIMTKPEIGVYIELYYFPSIDVNNPARFATVGLSNSIRKTGKPIENEWMIALKPDLGQENIDRIFSYFCDIIAHNIEHIQSSEVPRVMTESALAPENWTTKALLIDELRGESEDLEQIKIGEEIINVLWVVPITPKESRIILYEGIDAFDAYIDNHHYSIIDPTRPD, from the coding sequence GTGCAAATCAATAAAGAGTCATGCCGAGGGATCATTCTGGAATTCGACATTAGGAGAACAATTATTCTCAATTTATATATTAAAGAATGGTCTATGCCAGAATATAGAGTCATAATGACAAAACCGGAGATTGGCGTATATATTGAGTTATATTATTTTCCATCAATTGACGTTAATAATCCTGCGAGATTCGCAACAGTCGGCCTATCTAATTCCATTCGGAAAACTGGAAAACCTATTGAGAATGAATGGATGATAGCTTTAAAACCCGATTTGGGACAAGAAAACATTGATCGCATATTCTCATATTTCTGTGACATAATTGCCCATAATATTGAACATATCCAATCTTCGGAAGTACCACGAGTAATGACTGAGAGCGCACTCGCACCAGAAAATTGGACTACAAAAGCCCTTTTGATTGATGAACTAAGAGGAGAAAGTGAGGATTTAGAACAAATAAAAATAGGTGAAGAAATAATTAATGTCTTGTGGGTAGTACCAATTACCCCAAAAGAATCGCGTATAATTTTATATGAAGGCATAGATGCTTTTGATGCTTACATAGATAATCATCACTATTCCATAATTGATCCCACTCGTCCTGATTAA
- a CDS encoding ABC transporter ATP-binding protein, translating to MEKTSKLSTALLEDPATKTKREKAKRLSLIDLLDQWTGVTVHLIILVVLMVALSVYGFYILALIILGVQILQLYLMKRMSQKVESISANQTSSVRMINYLVDLLINRNSIPEVRMYRMSSYFFSSMKESFTNNFKQMHRKVIYSETLKFSQSLIMILLNGTTIAILAITIGSSGQSAGLFVLLLQISSQLFIVIPALTRVYADLAKSRLRYEDYTSYLDLEEQVLRDQEVNSNRNTDPMKVQVHQLFFRYPTNAKNTLSNVNMTIHPGERIAFVGENGSGKSTLVKLILGLYPATAGNIQWFKGENEVLAHNVTQDTRVVFQDFIKLQRPIRENIALGNMATIHDDSRLLAAMKKAEADNYGVQLDTLVGPQFGGIDLSGGQWQRLAIARAYLNDGALMIFDEPTAALDPYAEQQAFDTFMKLGEQRTSIIVTHRLYMSKFVDRIFLFEHGEIVESGTHEELMRVDGKYKKMFNRQSSLYV from the coding sequence TTGGAAAAGACTTCTAAATTATCTACGGCACTTTTGGAGGACCCCGCTACAAAAACTAAAAGAGAAAAAGCAAAACGACTTTCCTTGATTGATCTGTTAGACCAATGGACAGGTGTGACAGTTCACCTAATAATATTAGTTGTGTTAATGGTTGCCTTATCTGTTTATGGCTTCTATATTCTGGCTTTGATTATTTTAGGGGTGCAGATTCTACAGCTTTATCTTATGAAGCGAATGTCACAGAAAGTAGAGTCCATTTCAGCGAATCAAACCTCCTCTGTGCGAATGATCAACTATTTAGTCGATTTGTTGATTAACAGAAATTCCATTCCGGAAGTAAGAATGTACAGAATGTCCTCCTATTTTTTTTCCTCAATGAAAGAGAGCTTTACGAATAACTTCAAACAAATGCACCGTAAGGTTATTTATTCTGAAACCCTCAAATTCTCCCAAAGCTTAATCATGATCTTATTAAATGGGACTACGATTGCCATTCTAGCGATTACGATCGGAAGTAGCGGACAGAGTGCTGGGCTTTTTGTGTTATTACTTCAGATATCCAGTCAATTATTTATCGTTATTCCTGCATTAACAAGAGTTTACGCTGACTTAGCGAAGAGTCGTTTACGGTACGAGGATTATACGTCTTATTTAGATTTGGAAGAGCAGGTGCTTAGAGATCAGGAGGTGAATTCCAATAGGAACACCGATCCGATGAAGGTCCAAGTTCATCAGCTGTTTTTTAGATATCCTACCAACGCTAAGAATACCCTGAGTAATGTAAACATGACTATTCATCCAGGTGAACGAATTGCTTTTGTAGGTGAGAATGGCTCGGGTAAATCTACGCTTGTTAAGTTGATCTTAGGGTTGTATCCTGCAACAGCTGGAAACATCCAGTGGTTTAAAGGTGAGAATGAAGTCTTAGCGCATAACGTGACACAGGATACCAGAGTTGTTTTTCAGGATTTCATTAAGTTACAAAGACCAATTAGAGAAAACATTGCATTAGGTAATATGGCTACTATTCATGACGATTCAAGATTATTAGCCGCGATGAAAAAAGCAGAAGCCGATAATTATGGTGTTCAATTGGATACTTTAGTAGGTCCACAGTTTGGAGGGATAGATTTGTCTGGGGGACAATGGCAAAGACTGGCGATTGCTCGAGCCTATCTCAATGACGGCGCTCTTATGATTTTTGATGAGCCGACTGCTGCCCTGGATCCTTATGCGGAACAACAGGCGTTCGATACCTTTATGAAATTAGGAGAGCAGCGGACCTCCATTATTGTGACTCACCGGCTATATATGTCCAAATTCGTCGATAGAATTTTTCTGTTTGAGCATGGAGAAATCGTGGAAAGTGGAACGCATGAAGAATTAATGAGGGTGGATGGTAAATACAAAAAGATGTTTAATCGCCAGTCCTCTTTATATGTATAA
- a CDS encoding polysaccharide deacetylase family protein has product MKLQFNLFPGGLPKALTMSYDDGQKHDIRLAEIFDQHGIKGTFHLNSAMINAPGFLSSADVKHSLRNHEVSAHSVTHPHLERLPLPMVIEELFEDRKRLEKLVDYPVRGMSYPYGTYSQEIIAPLQSVGIEYSRTVHSTKQFDMPLNFMEWHPTCHHIEDLHHVWERFTTEGPSQKLRLCYVWGHSYEFAQQNNWELIESFCQQAGGHSDIWYATNIEIYDYVAALYSLKMSADKTVIRNNSAIDVWVSVNDQPVQIKGGSTMMMK; this is encoded by the coding sequence ATGAAACTTCAATTTAACTTATTCCCGGGCGGATTGCCCAAGGCGCTCACCATGAGCTATGATGACGGACAGAAACACGATATTCGCTTGGCGGAGATTTTTGATCAACATGGGATTAAAGGTACTTTCCATTTAAATAGCGCAATGATAAACGCACCGGGATTCTTATCATCTGCTGATGTTAAACATTCGCTCAGAAACCATGAGGTATCTGCCCATTCCGTTACCCATCCACATCTAGAGCGTCTACCTTTACCTATGGTAATCGAAGAGCTGTTTGAAGACCGTAAGCGACTAGAGAAACTAGTGGATTATCCGGTACGAGGCATGTCCTATCCATACGGTACATACTCTCAGGAAATCATTGCTCCTCTACAGTCTGTTGGGATTGAATACAGCCGAACTGTCCATTCTACCAAACAGTTTGATATGCCTTTGAATTTCATGGAGTGGCATCCAACATGTCATCATATAGAAGATCTGCATCACGTATGGGAGCGATTTACAACGGAAGGGCCATCCCAAAAACTGAGACTCTGTTATGTTTGGGGTCATAGTTATGAATTTGCACAGCAGAACAATTGGGAGCTTATCGAATCCTTTTGCCAACAAGCAGGTGGACATTCGGATATTTGGTACGCTACCAATATAGAGATTTATGATTATGTTGCTGCGCTATATTCACTGAAGATGAGTGCTGACAAAACGGTCATCCGTAACAACTCAGCTATTGATGTTTGGGTATCCGTAAATGATCAACCTGTTCAGATTAAAGGTGGAAGTACGATGATGATGAAATAA
- a CDS encoding alanyl-tRNA editing protein, whose protein sequence is MTNKLYYNSTYLTDWETCITETIEREDGLYVVLEETAFYPHGGGQPCDLGTIGDIPVLDVISEEDLVLHKLERLPDDLSVTCQIDWKRRFDHMQQHSGQHLLSAICLNLYQFMTLSFHLGEDYCTIDIEASELSPKQLHSIEWEVNRQIYQNHSILSYFVTGEEASQLKLVKQPKVTENIRIVEIKDVEYNACGGTHVSSTGEIGIIKLLKAEKQKGNTRIYFKCGYRALEEFNSSLQIVGALSSKFNTGKDEIIDRIEKWENEQKQLQAEITLLKEKNDDYVVQELLAQQEGKLIAKVFEDKSLKDLQSLANKLTAKCDVPVLLASSAENKVVFAQNGSAEISCGAFFKEHLSTYNGKGGGSDKLAQAGFPTWGDALAFYEFARS, encoded by the coding sequence ATGACCAACAAACTGTACTACAATTCTACATACCTTACTGACTGGGAGACCTGTATTACTGAAACCATAGAACGAGAAGATGGACTCTATGTTGTTTTGGAGGAGACCGCTTTTTATCCGCATGGCGGTGGACAACCTTGTGATTTAGGGACTATTGGGGATATTCCGGTACTTGATGTAATTAGTGAGGAAGATCTTGTCTTGCATAAGCTGGAACGTCTGCCTGATGATTTATCCGTCACTTGTCAAATCGATTGGAAGAGAAGATTTGATCATATGCAGCAGCATAGTGGACAACACTTGCTCTCAGCCATCTGTCTCAATTTGTACCAGTTTATGACTCTAAGCTTTCACTTGGGTGAGGATTATTGCACCATTGATATAGAAGCGTCAGAACTGTCGCCTAAACAACTTCATTCCATAGAGTGGGAGGTTAATCGGCAGATTTACCAGAACCATAGTATCCTGAGCTATTTTGTAACAGGGGAAGAGGCTTCACAGCTTAAATTGGTCAAACAACCTAAAGTGACGGAAAACATCCGGATTGTAGAAATTAAAGATGTTGAATATAACGCTTGCGGTGGTACGCATGTATCTTCAACAGGTGAGATTGGTATAATTAAGCTTCTGAAAGCGGAGAAACAAAAAGGCAATACGCGAATCTATTTTAAATGTGGATACCGTGCTTTGGAGGAGTTTAATAGCAGTCTGCAAATTGTTGGAGCACTATCTTCCAAATTCAATACGGGAAAAGATGAAATTATCGATCGCATTGAAAAATGGGAGAATGAACAAAAGCAGCTGCAAGCTGAAATTACCCTACTTAAAGAGAAGAATGATGATTATGTCGTACAGGAGCTTTTAGCACAGCAAGAAGGAAAGCTGATCGCAAAAGTGTTCGAGGATAAATCGCTGAAAGATTTACAAAGTTTAGCTAACAAGCTTACCGCGAAATGCGATGTTCCGGTTTTATTGGCTAGTTCTGCTGAGAATAAGGTTGTATTTGCACAGAATGGCAGCGCGGAGATCTCCTGTGGAGCTTTTTTCAAAGAGCATCTTAGTACCTACAATGGAAAAGGCGGAGGCAGTGATAAACTAGCGCAAGCAGGATTTCCGACATGGGGAGACGCTTTGGCGTTTTATGAGTTTGCTAGAAGTTAA
- a CDS encoding SMI1/KNR4 family protein, with protein MSLVNEKEECLLIETLKSHIPNVEELLNPAVEESELNLFESMMNCKFPEDFRKLYMNSNGEGEQIFGVMAGLGWMNIESIVSNWKSLLESAYDIISSKPDIIKDGNYREGWIPFAEDGGGSYLAIDLDPGEKGVYGQIITIDHNSSFSYVIAESLGHFFEFIDSSLRNSSIGIREEDDVIILSRESGSLLDDILALTKMDIEENSLIPVSGFWEEYFKDDVESGFVSSKTLKKKRMVFIRADQAQKYGAISLDILTHMVNLKELIIHADEITNFDVLKRLPSLAELVIGSEAFKESDLEYLVSLDGLRQLTLIGLPLKDIHKLKDIKKLKSLRLYRMNSIDRGLIGTIKNLKELSLEEMEVGDLLYISNLSKLIKLELKQVTIPHLSFLKGLKNLTFFETDSCAIDESHIEVIRELKKLKQFTYPVGDLTILKNCMSLKQIGVDASRLKGLEEISDCNIVDITIFHATSKENAKSVVAEFNKYFKLQSYGWQVTWKD; from the coding sequence ATGTCATTAGTTAATGAAAAAGAAGAGTGTTTACTTATCGAGACATTAAAATCGCATATACCAAATGTAGAGGAATTACTGAATCCAGCAGTTGAGGAATCAGAATTAAACCTTTTTGAGAGCATGATGAACTGCAAATTTCCAGAAGATTTTAGAAAGTTATACATGAATTCTAATGGAGAAGGAGAGCAGATTTTTGGCGTTATGGCTGGTCTTGGTTGGATGAACATTGAATCGATAGTAAGCAACTGGAAGTCCCTTTTGGAATCAGCATACGATATTATATCCAGCAAACCAGATATAATAAAAGATGGGAACTACAGAGAAGGCTGGATTCCTTTTGCCGAAGATGGTGGAGGCTCATATTTGGCAATTGATTTAGACCCCGGAGAAAAGGGCGTTTATGGGCAAATTATAACGATAGATCACAATTCTAGTTTTTCATATGTTATTGCGGAAAGTTTGGGACATTTCTTTGAATTTATCGATTCGAGCCTCAGAAATAGTAGTATTGGTATTCGTGAAGAAGATGATGTAATCATATTATCCCGTGAAAGTGGAAGTTTGTTGGATGATATTTTGGCTTTGACTAAAATGGATATCGAAGAGAACAGCCTTATCCCTGTAAGTGGATTTTGGGAAGAGTATTTTAAAGACGATGTTGAGAGTGGTTTTGTATCTTCAAAAACATTGAAAAAAAAGAGAATGGTATTTATTAGAGCTGATCAAGCTCAAAAATACGGAGCAATATCTTTGGATATTTTAACCCATATGGTTAATCTTAAAGAACTTATTATACATGCGGATGAAATTACTAATTTCGATGTACTTAAACGGTTGCCTTCTTTAGCAGAACTTGTGATAGGATCAGAAGCCTTTAAAGAGTCTGATTTGGAGTACTTAGTTTCTTTAGATGGGCTAAGGCAGCTAACATTAATAGGACTTCCATTAAAAGATATACATAAACTGAAAGATATAAAGAAATTAAAGAGTTTGAGACTATATAGAATGAACTCAATTGATAGGGGATTAATAGGAACTATAAAAAATTTGAAGGAACTAAGTTTAGAAGAAATGGAGGTTGGCGACCTTCTTTATATTTCAAACCTTAGTAAGTTAATAAAACTAGAGCTCAAACAAGTGACTATACCACATTTATCATTCTTAAAAGGTTTAAAGAACCTAACGTTTTTTGAGACGGATAGCTGTGCAATAGATGAATCACATATAGAGGTTATAAGAGAATTGAAGAAATTAAAGCAATTCACTTATCCGGTTGGAGATTTAACAATACTCAAAAATTGTATGAGTCTAAAGCAGATTGGAGTAGATGCATCAAGGCTTAAAGGGTTGGAGGAAATTTCAGACTGTAATATAGTCGATATAACTATATTTCATGCAACATCGAAAGAGAACGCAAAGTCCGTAGTCGCGGAGTTTAATAAATACTTTAAACTTCAGTCATATGGATGGCAGGTAACATGGAAAGATTAA
- a CDS encoding ATP-binding cassette domain-containing protein — protein MLKSDITNLVMILVRMFRKSPMISTITNIVPIISGLLTFYSYAVQVNIINGVARGVMTLLPILWFVVIHTVQAFSLNITNMMKNRMNAELTLAFQSELIDIANRVDFEDFDDEEFGNKLQRAKTVVGEDLEGITGFLVSSVGIISGLISIIWLSATSGYFLVTSVVTLMIVTTLSIRLFTEIKVRRTGRELTFDGRMGDYLANTLEDPNAIREMRIYNSISYFTNLWAMIMKKQHNKRFSARKFEIKTGMVVAMVQTSAIFVVLVYLLNKMGESNTVTIGTISVLFLALLSSGGKIMSLTWPLSKLYISSSKLYDLNEVLTYKNSDFRKNNINNSTDSMLPITVSNVYFKYAKSNKNVLSNINMTIKPGEKIAIVGENGAGKSTLIKMLLGQYRPSSGTICWKDHLEPHGKVSVVFQNAVKFELTLRENILLGDANTPSDDAKILRVLEQCELIDLLHELGGLDVNLGQIVEGSRQLSGGQWQKLAIARALYNDAELIVFDEPTSAIDPNAEMEIYTKLLEICQDKAAIFISHRLGWAKNVDTIYVMYHGEIAEVGDHQDLVHHNGIYANMYALQSSWYK, from the coding sequence ATGCTGAAGTCTGACATCACTAATCTTGTAATGATACTCGTGAGAATGTTTAGAAAAAGTCCGATGATCTCAACAATCACTAACATAGTCCCTATAATCAGTGGTTTATTAACTTTTTATTCTTACGCTGTCCAAGTGAATATCATTAACGGTGTGGCTCGCGGTGTTATGACGCTGCTCCCTATTCTATGGTTTGTTGTGATTCATACAGTACAGGCTTTTTCATTGAATATAACCAACATGATGAAGAATCGAATGAATGCGGAACTAACCCTCGCTTTTCAATCCGAACTGATAGATATTGCAAACCGGGTTGATTTTGAGGATTTTGATGATGAAGAGTTTGGAAACAAGCTGCAAAGAGCTAAAACCGTAGTTGGAGAAGATCTTGAGGGGATTACAGGTTTTTTGGTATCGAGTGTAGGGATTATCTCAGGACTAATAAGCATCATCTGGTTGTCGGCGACAAGTGGTTATTTCTTGGTCACATCCGTGGTAACACTAATGATCGTGACTACCTTATCCATTCGATTATTTACGGAAATTAAAGTGAGAAGAACAGGAAGAGAACTCACCTTCGATGGAAGAATGGGAGACTATCTTGCTAACACTTTGGAAGACCCTAATGCGATTCGAGAAATGCGAATTTATAATTCCATCTCTTATTTTACAAATCTCTGGGCAATGATTATGAAGAAGCAGCATAATAAAAGATTTAGCGCCAGAAAATTCGAGATCAAAACAGGGATGGTCGTGGCTATGGTCCAGACGAGTGCTATCTTTGTAGTTCTAGTGTACCTGTTAAACAAAATGGGGGAGTCTAATACAGTTACAATTGGAACAATTTCGGTGTTATTTCTGGCGCTGTTATCGAGTGGTGGTAAAATTATGAGTTTGACCTGGCCATTAAGCAAGCTTTACATCAGCAGTAGCAAATTATATGACTTAAATGAAGTACTTACATATAAGAACAGTGATTTTCGCAAAAATAACATAAATAATTCGACTGATTCTATGCTCCCAATTACCGTTTCAAATGTCTATTTTAAATACGCCAAATCGAACAAGAATGTCTTATCTAACATCAATATGACCATAAAGCCGGGTGAGAAAATAGCGATCGTCGGGGAAAATGGAGCAGGGAAATCTACGTTGATTAAAATGTTATTAGGTCAATATAGACCAAGCTCCGGAACGATTTGCTGGAAGGATCATTTAGAACCTCACGGTAAGGTGTCCGTTGTATTTCAGAATGCTGTGAAGTTTGAACTGACACTAAGAGAAAATATCCTATTGGGCGATGCGAATACACCTTCAGATGATGCTAAAATACTAAGGGTTCTAGAACAATGTGAGCTGATAGATTTGCTCCATGAATTAGGCGGATTAGATGTGAATTTGGGGCAAATAGTAGAAGGAAGCAGGCAGCTATCAGGGGGACAATGGCAAAAGCTGGCGATTGCGCGCGCGTTATACAATGATGCGGAACTTATAGTATTCGATGAACCTACTTCTGCAATTGACCCGAATGCCGAGATGGAGATCTATACGAAATTATTAGAAATCTGCCAAGATAAAGCAGCTATTTTTATTTCACATCGCTTGGGTTGGGCGAAGAATGTTGATACGATCTATGTTATGTATCATGGAGAAATTGCTGAAGTAGGGGATCATCAAGACTTAGTACATCACAATGGGATTTATGCAAACATGTACGCTTTACAATCCTCTTGGTATAAGTAG
- a CDS encoding copper amine oxidase N-terminal domain-containing protein: MNKWKVTLGILTVLILSTGYGSVSAQAENQIQFNYKEIGISSKQVITENITFVPLKSLADAMGYTLSWDQPSKTAKLVRPEREVNFTAGTVKSKVNEAVVTLTKSPRIIKGSVYVPLVSAVSVLGGKAGLNKTDGVIQIIDEARLVSASVDGRSYWISQKNGDLYYRATETGKPVIIGRLPFKESAYNYAFEIEKMGNGTDLLQLTDNHYAMFTDFNSSYQVLVKAGTILKQMDYHYNNSAYIHAPQVPSTQVYMTDGKNVQYITKDGGLGKLFEMEKLTGATGDFIVEYAAEDVVLVRLLDTTHLYLVYSNTGEIINLYEKLITSEDRKEWDRVNDGRDPYVLTRMLVLKSRKGNVMTFTYTPILEEKAKTVTFTLQSK; encoded by the coding sequence ATGAACAAATGGAAGGTAACGCTAGGAATCTTGACTGTTTTGATTTTAAGTACGGGGTATGGATCGGTATCAGCCCAAGCAGAAAACCAAATTCAATTCAACTATAAAGAAATCGGAATCAGCAGTAAACAGGTGATCACGGAGAATATAACTTTTGTACCCCTGAAATCACTCGCAGATGCTATGGGGTATACATTATCTTGGGATCAACCATCCAAAACGGCCAAACTGGTTCGTCCTGAGCGTGAGGTTAACTTCACGGCTGGTACTGTAAAGTCAAAAGTGAATGAGGCCGTGGTGACTTTAACAAAATCCCCACGTATTATAAAAGGCTCGGTGTACGTTCCATTGGTCTCAGCGGTCAGTGTACTTGGAGGTAAAGCGGGGCTTAATAAAACGGATGGGGTTATCCAAATTATAGATGAAGCTAGATTGGTTTCTGCTTCTGTAGATGGAAGATCCTATTGGATATCTCAAAAAAACGGCGATTTGTATTACCGTGCAACGGAAACTGGGAAACCAGTAATTATTGGTCGACTACCTTTTAAGGAATCTGCGTACAACTACGCTTTTGAGATTGAAAAAATGGGCAATGGTACGGACTTACTCCAGTTAACGGACAATCATTATGCCATGTTCACCGATTTTAATAGCAGTTATCAAGTATTGGTCAAAGCGGGCACTATTCTCAAGCAAATGGACTATCATTACAATAACTCGGCTTATATCCATGCACCACAAGTGCCTTCCACTCAGGTGTATATGACCGATGGGAAGAACGTTCAATATATTACTAAGGATGGCGGTTTGGGCAAGTTATTTGAGATGGAAAAGTTAACAGGAGCAACCGGAGATTTCATAGTGGAGTATGCTGCGGAAGACGTAGTGCTCGTTCGTTTATTAGATACGACACACTTATATTTAGTTTATAGCAACACCGGTGAAATCATTAATCTCTATGAAAAACTAATTACTAGTGAGGATCGTAAGGAATGGGATAGAGTAAATGATGGCAGAGATCCATATGTATTGACCAGAATGTTAGTGTTGAAGAGTCGCAAAGGGAATGTAATGACATTCACCTATACTCCAATCCTTGAGGAAAAAGCAAAAACAGTGACATTTACACTTCAATCCAAATAA